In Pseudoliparis swirei isolate HS2019 ecotype Mariana Trench chromosome 11, NWPU_hadal_v1, whole genome shotgun sequence, a genomic segment contains:
- the LOC130201429 gene encoding uncharacterized protein LOC130201429 isoform X1 translates to MAGEGGSSTADHGSNNTLPQAGMASREPAGFTCVSAESARSCCPGATSEAGGDCAGRRESGGRVGVAAIDVWETRGRLGGDGRRSGSRERRGDSGKVGVAKIGVWETRGRRGGVATVGVPGSRERRGDCREWGLLPAGVGVECAVTVAEHSRKLTPGVCARGADETPARKPRHQELI, encoded by the coding sequence ATGGCGGGTGAAGGAGGCTCAAGCACGGCAGATCATGGGAGCAACAACACCCTCCCACAGGCAGGCATGGCCAGCAGAGAACCTGCTGGCTttacctgtgtctctgctgagtCTGCGCGCTCTTGCTGTCCGGGGGCTACGTCGGAGGCCGGGGGCGACTGCGCCGGGCGCAGAGAGTCGGGTGGAAGAGTTGGTGTGGCGGCGATCGATGTCTGGGAGACTCGCGGACGGCTGGGAGGTGATGGACGGCGTTCTGGGAGCCGGGAGCGGAGGGGCGACAGCGGAAAGGTTGGTGTGGCGAAGATCGGTGTGTGGGAGACTCGCGGAAGGCGGGGAGGAGTAGCGACTGTCGGCGTGCCTGGAAGCCGGGAGCGGAGGGGCGACTGCAGAGAGTGGGGCCTATTACCGGCAGGAGTCGGCGTGGAGTGTGCGGTAACTGTGGCGGAACATTCGAGGAAACTCACCCCTGGAGTGTGCGCGAGAGGGGCGGATGAGACACCCGCGCGTAAACCAAGGCACCAAG
- the LOC130201429 gene encoding uncharacterized protein LOC130201429 isoform X3 → MAGEGGSSTADHGSNNTLPQAGMASREPAGFTCVSAESARSCCPGATSEAGGDCAGRRESGGRVGVAAIDVWETRGRLGGDGRRSGSRERRGDSGKAS, encoded by the coding sequence ATGGCGGGTGAAGGAGGCTCAAGCACGGCAGATCATGGGAGCAACAACACCCTCCCACAGGCAGGCATGGCCAGCAGAGAACCTGCTGGCTttacctgtgtctctgctgagtCTGCGCGCTCTTGCTGTCCGGGGGCTACGTCGGAGGCCGGGGGCGACTGCGCCGGGCGCAGAGAGTCGGGTGGAAGAGTTGGTGTGGCGGCGATCGATGTCTGGGAGACTCGCGGACGGCTGGGAGGTGATGGACGGCGTTCTGGGAGCCGGGAGCGGAGGGGCGACAGCGGAAAG